Within the Litorilinea aerophila genome, the region CTGGTAGCAGACGGTGGTCAGCAGGCCGTTCTGGCTGCGGACGATGTCGGTGCCCGTGTTCAACAGCATGAAGCAGCCGGTGCCGTAGGTGTTCTTGGCTTCGCCCGGGCTGAAACAGGTCTGCCCGACGGTGGCGGCCTGCTGGTCGCCCAGGTCGCCGCCGAGGGGCACCTCGCTCTGGAAGGGGCCATCTCGCCGGGTGTGCCCGTAGAGATCTGGGTCGCTGCTGGGCCGGATCTCCGGCAACATGGCCCGGGGGATACCCAGGATGGCCAGCAGCTCCTCGTCCCAATCCAGGGTCTCCAGGTCCATGAGCATGGTCCGGCTGGCGTTGGTGACGTCGGTGATGTGCCGTCCGCCGGTCAGGTTCCACAGGAGCCAGGTATCCACCGTGCCAAAGAGCAGGTCGCCCCGTTCCGCGGCCTCCCGGGCGCCGGAGACGTTGTCCAGGATCCAGCGGATCTTGGGGCCGGCGAAGTAGGTGGCCACCGGCAGCCCGGTCTTGCGATAGATGAAGTCTCCGTGGCCGGCTTCCTGGAGCTCCCGGCAGATGGCCGCGGTGCGGGTGTCCTGCCAGACGATGGCATTATACACCGGTTTGCCGGTGTGTCGATCCCACACGATGGTGGTTTCCCGCTGATTGGTGATGCCCACCGCGGCCAGGTCGTCTGCCCGGACCTGGGCCTTGGCCAGGGTGGCGCCGATCACCTGACGGGTTCGCTCCCAGATTTCCTGGGGATCGTGTTCCACCCAGCCGCTTTGGGGGAAGATCTGGGTATGTTCCCGTTGGTCGAAGGCGACGATGGCGCCGTTCTGGTCGAAGAGCATGAAACGGGTACTGGTGGTGCCGGAATCGATTGCGCCGATGTACTGGGCCATTATGCTTGCTCCTGCCCCAATGTTTCTGCCGCGGTTTCAAAGAGATAGTAGGCGCTGGTGGCGCCTGGATCCTGGTGGCCGATGGAGCGGGGACCCAGGTAGCTGGCCCGCCCCTTGCTGGCCTGGAGGACGATGGTGTGTTTCATGCCGGCTTCAGCCGCCTCTCGGGCCAGGGCCAGGGCATCGGCCACGCTCTTGCCGGCCTGGGCCGCCTGTTCCAGGGCTTCCACCGCGGGGTAGATGGTATCGATCATGGTTTTTTCGTCAAGTTGCGCCTTGCCCCGTTGTTGGACGCCTTCCAGCCCGTGGCGGAACATCTGGGCCAGCTGCAACAGGGTGATACTTTTGGCACCGTTGTTCGTGCCTCTGGCGGCCCGCAGGAAAAAGGCCCCGTACAGGGGCCCGGCGGCGCCACCGACGCTGCTGATCAGCGTCATGGCCACTGTGCGGAAGAGGGTGCTGACATCGGGACAGGGCGCGTTTTCGTCGGTGATGCGCTGGCGCACCTTGTCCATGCCCCGGCGCATGTTGGTGCCATGATCGGCATCGCCGATGGCGGCGTCCAGTTCGGTCAGGTAAAGTTCCTGTTGAATGATCCGATCGGTAAAGGCAAGCAACCAGCGGCGGAGCTGCGCCAGCGTGATTTCCTGGCTCATGGGAATCCTTTCACCTCACCAGCAGAGGGCCGGGGTGCGCACCGGCGCGTCCCACAGCTCGAGCAGTTCAGGGTCGAGACGCAGCAGGGTGATCAGGCACCCTGCCATGTCGAGACTCGTGATATAGTTACCCACCAGTTGCCGTTCCACCCGGACGCCCAGTTGGGTGAGCAACTGGTGCAGGTAGCGGAAGACGATGAACAGTTCCTGCTGGGGGGTGCTGCCCAGGCCACTTACCATGGCCAGCACCATGTCGCCCGCCTTCAGTTCCAGGTCCTCGATGATGGGTTGGGCGACGATGTTCACCACCTCGGCCGCGTGGACCAGGGGCTCCCGGCGGCGGCCTGGCTCTCCGTGGATGCCGACCCCCACCTCCATCTGGCTTTCGGGCAGGTAGAAGGTCGGCCGGCCCACACTGGGGGAGGTGCAGCTGCTGAGGGCGACCCCCATGCTGCGGGTTTGGGCGCTGGCGCGCCGGGCCACCTGCACAATGCTGTCCAGGTCCCGGCCCTGCTCCGCGGCCGCCCCGGCGATCTTTTCCACCAGGACCGCGGCGCCCATTCCCCGGCGGTTGGCCTTTTCCTCCACGGCCACGTCGTCATTGACCAGGACCGAAGCCACCTGGAAGCCCTCCTCCGCGGCCATCTCCATGGCCAGCTCGGTGTT harbors:
- the glpK gene encoding glycerol kinase GlpK gives rise to the protein MAQYIGAIDSGTTSTRFMLFDQNGAIVAFDQREHTQIFPQSGWVEHDPQEIWERTRQVIGATLAKAQVRADDLAAVGITNQRETTIVWDRHTGKPVYNAIVWQDTRTAAICRELQEAGHGDFIYRKTGLPVATYFAGPKIRWILDNVSGAREAAERGDLLFGTVDTWLLWNLTGGRHITDVTNASRTMLMDLETLDWDEELLAILGIPRAMLPEIRPSSDPDLYGHTRRDGPFQSEVPLGGDLGDQQAATVGQTCFSPGEAKNTYGTGCFMLLNTGTDIVRSQNGLLTTVCYQMGNEPAVYALEGSIAMAGATVQWLRDNLQLIKDAAETEAIAQSVPDNGGCYLVPAFSGLFAPYWRSDARGVIVGLTRYVNRAHIVRAALESICYQTREVLEAMNADSGVPLRSLRVDGGATVNNFLMQLQADILGAEVLRPRVAETTSLGAAYAAGLAVGFWPDLESLRANWHVDRRWQPQIGEAEREAGYAGWKKAVTRTFNWVEA
- the dhaL gene encoding dihydroxyacetone kinase subunit DhaL, with protein sequence MSQEITLAQLRRWLLAFTDRIIQQELYLTELDAAIGDADHGTNMRRGMDKVRQRITDENAPCPDVSTLFRTVAMTLISSVGGAAGPLYGAFFLRAARGTNNGAKSITLLQLAQMFRHGLEGVQQRGKAQLDEKTMIDTIYPAVEALEQAAQAGKSVADALALAREAAEAGMKHTIVLQASKGRASYLGPRSIGHQDPGATSAYYLFETAAETLGQEQA
- the dhaK gene encoding dihydroxyacetone kinase subunit DhaK, whose protein sequence is MQKLINNPADAVLECLQGYELAYPHLIRVHYDPHFVYRIDAPVQGKVSIISGSGSGHEPLNIGYVGRGMLDAACPGAIFTSPTPDQYLAALKKVYGGVGALYVVKNYTGGVLNTELAMEMAAEEGFQVASVLVNDDVAVEEKANRRGMGAAVLVEKIAGAAAEQGRDLDSIVQVARRASAQTRSMGVALSSCTSPSVGRPTFYLPESQMEVGVGIHGEPGRRREPLVHAAEVVNIVAQPIIEDLELKAGDMVLAMVSGLGSTPQQELFIVFRYLHQLLTQLGVRVERQLVGNYITSLDMAGCLITLLRLDPELLELWDAPVRTPALCW